The following is a genomic window from Macadamia integrifolia cultivar HAES 741 unplaced genomic scaffold, SCU_Mint_v3 scaffold_238A, whole genome shotgun sequence.
TGGGCAGGCCCGTCCACCTGCTCCTAAAATACAGAACCACAAGGtacaccggaatggcaagaatGAAAAATTCCCTCCTTCAATAAACACAAGGCAACAAACGCAGTAATAATCACAACTAACAAAGACACATTTATTTACGGGTAGTGCAGTAAGACAACCGTTTACAATACTCAATTAACCACTTCAAGCTCTTACCTTGCAGTTAGCATCTATATCTTCAATCCACGCACACTCATATATCCATGCACACACAGATGTAAGAATGACAATAAGAAAGAGAGCATTTTAAGCCTAAGGTACTAGGGCTAGTAGGCAATACacatttctaatgaagacttggcGAGCCACAGTAAGCCAAGATCATTCCTCTTCAACGCTACGTTAGTCTCTGCCCTCCCAACTTCATCTGATACAACATCCTCATTGAAGCCCACCAGGAAAAGAATTCCCATTGCAGCTGTCATCATAAGAAACAAACTACCTTCAGCTCCCAACGGTTTCAGAATTAGTAGTTAAGGATTTAAGATGAGGTTCAATATGAACTGTCAGATTGGATTCTACTAGCTGATAATACCTCAAACTCCACAATATGGGTAGGAAGCCTAAATGCCTAttagtacaacaacaacaacacaactcccATGATCCCGGATTGCACCACCTTTATCGACTGTAGATCAGGTATTTACAGCAGTTTTGATGAACAGTCATTTTCCCATCTAGTTCAATGGTTCTCTCTGGTTATGCCAGTTTAAGAACTAGCACACAGATTAATGAATTCAGTCACCTCTCGAATGGTTTTATCTGAGGAGACACATATAACCAGCATTTTCAAAAACCCTTGTCCTAGTTCAAGTCTTCAAGATACAGTAATACAGGGCAAATGCACTACAAGAAGTGCCTGTGTAATAGGGGGCTACTCCAGTGCTCCTTGTTCAACAAAATGGAAATGCACTTATAAATcaccagagaaaaaaaaagatactaaCCTCTATAATTCGCGATATTATGATGGAATAGGGGATTAGCCTACAAGTTGTCAGGTAGAAATAAGGATCAGCTGAGGACACAAACCAGCTATCTGGAGATTTAAATCTAAAGAAAGGAtagaaaattcaaagaaaattaaaatggaCTATGTTGTGAAGGGGGAATACCTTCCGTAGCCTCCTAAATTTCATCTCATCTGGGTGTTTAATCACATTCCTACCGCAAAAATGTAAAGTCAGTTCCTTTCAGAATATACCCACGAATCACAAACAAGTATCTAATAAACAGAAAGACCGAGAGAAGTCAGATCAACTTACCTAATGATCTTGAACAGAGTCTGAAGGACAGTGGTAGCCTCTGTGGGACTAACTTTAGATTGAAGCATCTCTATAGCTTTCTGAAGATGGGcacaaacaacagaaacggGGTCTTGGATTCTCTGCAGCTCTAGGTCATCAGGATCAGGTTCATCAACTTGTATTCTAGAACTTCCCATGGATATCTTCATAGTGTCATCAGGATGAGGCTCAGACTGCATAACTCCATTGCCTCGAGAATCAATGGGATCAGGCCCACTTCTGCTTCCATGTTCCAAAGGGGTTCCTGAATCATCAGGGTCAGGTTCCTCAGCAGTCTTGTTTAGTTTGACCAAATCATCTGGATCAGGCTCATCACTATATCCATATTCCAAGATGTTCCGTTTAACCCCCGAATCATCTGGATCAGGTTCATCAACTTGCATTCTAGAACTTCCCATGGATATCTTCATAGTGTCATCAGAACGAGGCTCAGACTGCATAACTCCATTGCCTCGAGAATCAATGGGATCAGGCCCACTTCTGCTTTCATGTTCCAAAGGGCTTCCCAAATCATCAGGGTCAGGTTCCTCAGCAGTCTTGTTTAGTTTGACCGAATCATCTGGATCAGGTTCATCAACTTGCATTCTAGAACTTCCTATGGATATCTTCATAGTGTCATCAGGATGAGGCTCAAACTGCATAACTCCATTGCCTCGAGAATCAATGGGATCAGGCCCACTTCTGCTTCCATGTTCCCAAGGGGTTCCCGAATCATCAGGGTCAGGTTCCTCAGCAGTCTTGTTTAGTTTGACCGAATCATCTGGATCAGGTTCATCACTATTTCCATATTCCAAGATGTTCTGTTTAATCTCACAATCATCTGGATCAGGTTCTTCAAAGGAATTCATAAGCTGACCCTCACTGTTCAGAGTTCCATTTCCTTCAGCATCATCCATACGCAGCTCAACTGTGACTCCACGTTTTTTAGTAGTCCCATTTACCACAGAATCATCAGAATCAGGTTCTTCACAGGTGTTGGAGCCCACCAACTTTCTCCCAGTTCCTATATTAGGTGCATAATTTACCACTTCACAATCATCTGGATCAGGCTCAGAAGTGATCCTGTatgttttttttccttgaaaggATTCAGATACAATGGCTTCACCACGCTGAGAATCACCAGGATCAGGCTCAAAATAAGGGTTGCAGCCAGCTTCCTTTGGTTCGTCAACCTGCATACTTTCCTCCACTGAATCATCAGGATCTGGTTCATGCACTATCAATCCAGAATCATCGGGGTCAGGTTCTACATGGTCTCCAAATCCTCCTGAACAATTAGTGGATGCAATTGCTAAACGGTGGTAAGCAGCAGCAACTGAAGATGCACGAGCACTAGCCAGCTGACCTGGCTTTTTGCCCCCAAGCTTTTGAGAAGTGCTACCACTGCTTCCAACATAGATTTCCTCTTCATGACGTTCCGAAGGCCTAGCAGCACTCAAGGTGCAGATTCTTGATCTTGTCCAGTCTAAACTAGCAGCTTCTTCATTGAGCTGGTCAGGACAAAATCAAACCAAGGTCAGTCCAGTTCCAAGTAGCCCAAGGAAAAGACTTGAACAATATGGTACATCACATGTTTGTTTAGTGCAAAAAAGTTGGTATCATGATCGGAGAATTCCATGTTAGCCtgaaaatgaacaaaaatgtACAAAACATTCAATAGccatttacaaaaaaataactATGTATTCATGAGTAAAGATGTGTTTGTGTGCATTTCTCTGAGTAGTGAAAGACAGAAAAAATGATGCAAAGAACTTACTTCTCATTAATTCAACATTGGCCATAATATTCCAATcagcagaaaaataaaaatgagaagtTCAAAGTTAATGTGTAATTTGCATTCACCAATATAGCACATTCAAAGGTGTTCCTCTGTAAAGGAAGTCCAGCCAATGGTTAATATAAGTTGTGTATATTGCATCCCTCTTGTGTAGAAAGCTGAGTTTAAATCCTCCGGTAGTATAGCGAAAAAGTGAATGTTCCAGTTAACATGAGTCCACTCTTGTCCTAAAAATCCTGTTCACCAATGGTCACCACTAGACATTCCTAATCAGGAATGGTCTAGATCAGTGCATGTAAAGTGCACTACAGCCAAATGGTGGTTCCCTGCATGGTTCTAGGAAACAAATTAGACTGGTTGGACTACTTTCAATAATGAAACTTCAACATACGAACACAAATGATCCCACTTTTTAGATTGATCCAAAAGTGTACAGGGTGCCATAGCACTATAGCAGCATGGGGGTTATACAATCACAGAAGTTTGAACATAGCTGTAGATATATCATAAAGCGTAGCTTGTTTGAAAAAAATCTTACTAGTTCATGCAACAGAGTTTTCTTGATATTCTCATATTTCCTGAAACCCTTGAGATCATCAGTTCGAAGGCGAAGAGATATCTCCTCTCCACGATTCTGTATTACATAAGATTCAAACAGACGGAAAAtatgagggaaaagaagacGAGGAAAAACATATCTACTGCCCATACAGTCGTCGAGCAAACTTTACCTTGTTATATCCAAGAATGCATTTGGGACTGATTCCAACATATCCCTCAGGCGCCATCTCTGTCATAATTCCTACCCGCCAATGATGCTTTTAAAAAGGCACAATCAAGAGATACTTGTAAGCAAcaataacaaacaaaaaaaacccatgctcaccaggaggtctcaagttcgagcctcctggctgttacctacttccctccctacctatcaaaaaaaaaaaaagaaagagcacAGGAGAATGGTAAGTTTACATGGTAATGACAGAAGGGATGAGAACCCGATATTACCTTGTTCATAATAGCAATGATTCCTGGATCAGCAGCAAGCATGTGCATCCTCCTCAAAGCCTCAGTAGCTGGAGGGTTCAACTGTGAGAAGGAATCAATGCAATTCATCAGACCAAGTTGCAAAGTTGATATTATAGAATAAATCTCATCTTACATTGGACTTATTTTGGAGATATGGCTGGCAGCATCAAGACAGGCACCGACTACCAACCCAACCCCCAGCACCCAACCCCCAAAAAGAAACCTCAAAATTCTTTGCCAAAAGGAATTCAATACGGTGATTTAGAGCTTAAAGAGTTAGAGAAGCAATGATATGACACGAAAATAAAAGGCTATCCTCATGGATTTGTCATATTTTACCACACACACCTTCTCCGCAACAatttcccaagaaaaaaaaaacctacttctacaactttttcttccttttcacaTGAAATAAATACCACTGAATCCTTCAAAAGATTCTAAACCATATGTTTACAGTTTCTTCATATTTCCAATAATGTATCACCATTACAAAAGttgaagatacctctattccTGGAATTTGAAGTGTGTAAAAATCACAAAAGGTGTAGGTTCCTTGAGGAAGTCTGAGGGATGTCTGGGGCCTATCCAATATCTTCTGCCTTACTCTCTTTTCCCCTTCATCAAATCCAACTATTCTCAGGTCTTCTTTTGCATTTTGTTTAatctcttcaatttcttcctcAAACACTCCCATCATTCTAACAGGTTTTCTCTACAAAAGAAAAGTCAATATATCAATTGTTTTACTGGCCTATGAAGAATCTGTACTATTTCTTTTACCCAATAAAAAATACGAATAAAGATGATCAGCGGTTAGTATCTTGCCACAAGCAAGTAACTACAGAAAGCCCTTTAccctaaaatataattttaagaGCATACCAGAACCACTTTTGATTCAAAATGGTCAACAGAACCAACAGTGGGAATACAGATTTTGCATTGACTAGAGTTCATTAGATGATGAATTATAAGTGATGTTCAGTCATATTATATAACTTGATTGTTCAAGCATAGAAAACTCAAGATTCACTTAGTTTCTCAGGACTTGAAGTTTATTAAAAGATGAACCTCCCTCCCTTTTCACACCCTTTCCCGAGGCCCCAACCCCATCTCTCTGGCTAAAAGTTCATGGATTAATTTCCTAAAGTTTTTACTACTTGTAATTTGAAAAGCAGGAAACtctcccataaataaataaataaaagatgaaaagcATCAGGTAACTCGTGTTAAAACAGGTATATAGTAAAAGAATTTAACATTAAAGATAAAGACGTATATTTATCAACTATAGAATAGGGATGCTGCATCACACCTCATGAATGGAAGCTTCTTGTAGGCTCAAACTGGAGTGCTCATCAGAGAAAGGAGTGAACAGCTTTGAACCTTCATCCATCGATCGTGGAACGAGAAATCTCATAGTATCAGCTTTGACATTAGTCAGCTTCTGTAGTTTGTGCCCAAACTCCTTAAAAGTGTCACTTGATTCCATCTCAACATTCAGCTTTTTGCCCCTCCAAATGACCAAGATGATGAGTGCACTCTGTTTTTCGGCTTCCATATTGTACTGCAAAAAATGACAAAGGAAATGTAAGACAGAAGAAAGTCGGGATAAGACTCAGTTGAGCTCTCTCCCTTGTACAGTTTCTTGTTAATGAATGTGCTAAATGGTTTTCTTGCCCACATCTTTCTTTCTTGTACAGAGTCAAATGGTTTTCTTGcaacatttttctttctttgacacCCCATGATCAAGCATAAGACATTTCCAGTTTACAGTAGGTAAACTAAACACTGTGTTAGCAACACTGGTTAACTACGAGCTACTTGTATCTGGAATCTGGATACATGtcagaagcttttttttttttttttgaaggggtATGTGGGAGGGACcaattcttttttatattttgtttaaaCAGTTCATGAATTGGTAGGTATCATGGGTTTTTTCCACTTTCAGTCAGCAATTCTTTTACCTCATGACCAAAAAATTATCACAAGCCAGGGTACATTTCTAACAAATTTGTTATCTTCAAAGCTGTAAGATTTTGTTAAATCAAGAGAAACACTACAGCTAGAAGGTAAAACCAAGAAAGCATCCTACGAAAGCTTAATTGTGGGATAAGGAGAGGTTTGCACAAGTGGCAGAGAGATCTACAACTTGTTTCCGATGGAACTCAATTCCTGAtgcaagaaatagaaaaacGAGTACAAATCAAAACCCAcactttttttcccccaaaaaagaGATTTCCAACATCACATTCGATGATGCTACAGGATTCTTCAAAAACTTAAGCCAAAAACAAGCACAAATCAATTAATTTAAGTTGGGAAGATTGTAGAATTCAGAATGAGAGAAGATATCGAGAGAATGTGAGACCTAACTTACAAGTTACAATATAAGAATCGCAGAATCGATCAGACTGATCACTGATGTCGACGAAGAAAAGTTAACTCTGCTTACGAACTGTAGAGATGAACCAGATTTTGGGTGGTACCCCGATGGGTGCTCGAGCGGTCTATACTTATAGGAGAGAACCTTTTacgagaaagagaaaaaaaggtggGGGAAAGCGCGCGAAAAATCATTGTCAGATTGGCGCATTTTACAGTTACAATGAGGTTTTTTGCTATTTTAAACCGTAGGTTACAGAAAGTCGCGTTTGGATCTTGTGGGGAGCTCGCTTCAGTCGCTTAGCGTGAGTGCATACGATGCGACCTTAGGAGAATCTGAGAATCTATGACGCATCCGACAGCAAATATCGAATATTAATTAGGTGATGTTTAGGAACAAGTCTAAAAGATATCGAATATTAATTCGGTGATGTTTGGGAACAAGTCTAAAAGATATCGAATATTAATTAGGTGATGTTAGCGAACAAGTCTAAAAGATTTCCAGTTCCAGCCAacgatttaggggatggtatcggtatcgatctcTGTCCATTTTGccctactttttataaaaaagtactaattttttactattttatgcCTAAAACGGTCTTGATAACCGATTCAGAACAATCAAAGATTggggatcgatctcaaccgaTGCTGATCCAACATGGCCGATACGGCCAATCCTAgacaaataattgaaaccaTGGTTCCAGTGGCTGTCATAACATAACCCCCATTGGAACAGACCAAcacatggatttaggggatagCACCGGTATAGGATCAATGGGTATTGTTGATTTTGTCCTtacattttttactattttactctTGAAACGGATAATCAATCTGAATCAATAAGTATCAAGGATCGATCTCAATTGATACTATTCTGATACGACGGATACATAGACTGATACTTGAAATCATGGGCCAACagggttttaacttttaagatCAACTACTCCCGAAATTATACCTCCTTGTCTCTTGGGTCACCTGAGTAGCTATGCTTAATTTTAAATCTTATGAGTGCCAAAAgagggggaatttttttttttactcaaccAAAGCAAGATCTGTCCTATAAGTTGGTACCTCTCAATCCTTGGCCATTGGATGGGAAGGTCTACATTTGGATTACTATTTATCGACTTTGAGGCCTCATCTCTATCATTGGCCTGTGATTTTTACCTTCGGAATTTTCTTATCCATATATCTTAAGATTTCAAACAATTTGTAATTTAAACTTTTACTCATGGACTGTGATACAATTTTTTCCATTGAGGGTAATTATTATAATTTCATGTATATACTCGACAATAAGCAAGACAATGATAGTTTTTGATAATGATATAATGAtaaaatcaatttcaaattatttttttaacctaAAAGTTTTAAATATTAAGGATATTATTGAGTTGTCATATAGACAATCcctcttttatctttttattttggcaatAAGATCAAAATTACTTCAAAGCCATAAAAGGTGAAAAGGGTATGGAATTAATGATGAGGTAATTGTCGTAGGTGAAGAAATATACTCGTTCACTAAGTGGCggaggaaaattttctttaaaaatcaacaattataTTTCTACCCCTACGTATCACACAAAGGAATGAGGACAAGAAAACTGCAGATTTTTGAAGTTGAGAACCATAACATTTCTCTACTGGCCTACTTTAATTATAAAGGTTCAAGTGTCCCATGCAACCAAGCAATAGCTGAGCTAATTGATCATAGACCcacccatcccatcccatcccatcctcAATTCTTGTTTAACCACGACGATGCGTTGGGTAAGTTGTGATGAGCTTGCCATCCTTCAAAAAGCGGGGGTAAGACTGTTCATTATGAACTTCCCGACCCTAGAATGGCGGGAGCTTTGTGCGCACTGGGTACGTACACCCTATGTTTATTAGCCATCTTTTGAAAATTCAGTAGGAATTTCTGGCTGGCCCCTATAATA
Proteins encoded in this region:
- the LOC122071487 gene encoding uncharacterized protein LOC122071487 isoform X3; translated protein: MEAEKQSALIILVIWRGKKLNVEMESSDTFKEFGHKLQKLTNVKADTMRFLVPRSMDEGSKLFTPFSDEHSSLSLQEASIHELNPPATEALRRMHMLAADPGIIAIMNKHHWRVGIMTEMAPEGYVGISPKCILGYNKNRGEEISLRLRTDDLKGFRKYENIKKTLLHELANMEFSDHDTNFFALNKHLNEEAASLDWTRSRICTLSAARPSERHEEEIYVGSSGSTSQKLGGKKPGQLASARASSVAAAYHRLAIASTNCSGGFGDHVEPDPDDSGLIVHEPDPDDSVEESMQVDEPKEAGCNPYFEPDPGDSQRGEAIVSESFQGKKTYRITSEPDPDDCEVVNYAPNIGTGRKLVGSNTCEEPDSDDSVVNGTTKKRGVTVELRMDDAEGNGTLNSEGQLMNSFEEPDPDDCEIKQNILEYGNSDEPDPDDSVKLNKTAEEPDPDDSGTPWEHGSRSGPDPIDSRGNGVMQFEPHPDDTMKISIGSSRMQVDEPDPDDSVKLNKTAEEPDPDDLGSPLEHESRSGPDPIDSRGNGVMQSEPRSDDTMKISMGSSRMQVDEPDPDDSGVKRNILEYGYSDEPDPDDLVKLNKTAEEPDPDDSGTPLEHGSRSGPDPIDSRGNGVMQSEPHPDDTMKISMGSSRIQVDEPDPDDLELQRIQDPVSVVCAHLQKAIEMLQSKVSPTEATTVLQTLFKIIRNVIKHPDEMKFRRLRKANPLFHHNIANYRAAMGILFLVGFNEDVVSDEVGRAETNVALKRNDLGLLWLAKSSLEMCIAY
- the LOC122071487 gene encoding uncharacterized protein LOC122071487 isoform X1; the encoded protein is MEAEKQSALIILVIWRGKKLNVEMESSDTFKEFGHKLQKLTNVKADTMRFLVPRSMDEGSKLFTPFSDEHSSLSLQEASIHERKPVRMMGVFEEEIEEIKQNAKEDLRIVGFDEGEKRVRQKILDRPQTSLRLPQGTYTFCDFYTLQIPGIELNPPATEALRRMHMLAADPGIIAIMNKHHWRVGIMTEMAPEGYVGISPKCILGYNKNRGEEISLRLRTDDLKGFRKYENIKKTLLHELANMEFSDHDTNFFALNKHLNEEAASLDWTRSRICTLSAARPSERHEEEIYVGSSGSTSQKLGGKKPGQLASARASSVAAAYHRLAIASTNCSGGFGDHVEPDPDDSGLIVHEPDPDDSVEESMQVDEPKEAGCNPYFEPDPGDSQRGEAIVSESFQGKKTYRITSEPDPDDCEVVNYAPNIGTGRKLVGSNTCEEPDSDDSVVNGTTKKRGVTVELRMDDAEGNGTLNSEGQLMNSFEEPDPDDCEIKQNILEYGNSDEPDPDDSVKLNKTAEEPDPDDSGTPWEHGSRSGPDPIDSRGNGVMQFEPHPDDTMKISIGSSRMQVDEPDPDDSVKLNKTAEEPDPDDLGSPLEHESRSGPDPIDSRGNGVMQSEPRSDDTMKISMGSSRMQVDEPDPDDSGVKRNILEYGYSDEPDPDDLVKLNKTAEEPDPDDSGTPLEHGSRSGPDPIDSRGNGVMQSEPHPDDTMKISMGSSRIQVDEPDPDDLELQRIQDPVSVVCAHLQKAIEMLQSKVSPTEATTVLQTLFKIIRNVIKHPDEMKFRRLRKANPLFHHNIANYRAAMGILFLVGFNEDVVSDEVGRAETNVALKRNDLGLLWLAKSSLEMCIAY
- the LOC122071487 gene encoding uncharacterized protein LOC122071487 isoform X2, yielding MEAEKQSALIILVIWRGKKLNVEMESSDTFKEFGHKLQKLTNVKADTMRFLVPRSMDEGSKLFTPFSDEHSSLSLQEASIHERKPVRMMGVFEEEIEEIKQNAKEDLRIVGFDEGEKRVRQKILDRPQTSLRLPQGTYTFCDFYTLQIPGIELNPPATEALRRMHMLAADPGIIAIMNKHHWRVGIMTEMAPEGYVGISPKCILGYNKNRGEEISLRLRTDDLKGFRKYENIKKTLLHELLNEEAASLDWTRSRICTLSAARPSERHEEEIYVGSSGSTSQKLGGKKPGQLASARASSVAAAYHRLAIASTNCSGGFGDHVEPDPDDSGLIVHEPDPDDSVEESMQVDEPKEAGCNPYFEPDPGDSQRGEAIVSESFQGKKTYRITSEPDPDDCEVVNYAPNIGTGRKLVGSNTCEEPDSDDSVVNGTTKKRGVTVELRMDDAEGNGTLNSEGQLMNSFEEPDPDDCEIKQNILEYGNSDEPDPDDSVKLNKTAEEPDPDDSGTPWEHGSRSGPDPIDSRGNGVMQFEPHPDDTMKISIGSSRMQVDEPDPDDSVKLNKTAEEPDPDDLGSPLEHESRSGPDPIDSRGNGVMQSEPRSDDTMKISMGSSRMQVDEPDPDDSGVKRNILEYGYSDEPDPDDLVKLNKTAEEPDPDDSGTPLEHGSRSGPDPIDSRGNGVMQSEPHPDDTMKISMGSSRIQVDEPDPDDLELQRIQDPVSVVCAHLQKAIEMLQSKVSPTEATTVLQTLFKIIRNVIKHPDEMKFRRLRKANPLFHHNIANYRAAMGILFLVGFNEDVVSDEVGRAETNVALKRNDLGLLWLAKSSLEMCIAY